A part of Terriglobus roseus genomic DNA contains:
- a CDS encoding NAD(P)H-hydrate dehydratase, protein MKILTAAEMSAADRATAERFGVPFGELMEHAGTAVAKFTQQQYPTAKNILVLAGAGNNGGDGFVAARVLLQSGRNVEVLLLGDAAKLKGDAAAAYQSLDGSVVRILADEAAVKESLPNAIREADVLLDALVGTGFTPPLRGSAAVARDIVADTTISVIAVDLPSGWDANLTETYADGAFRANAVVTFTAPKLAHAFGHLTAPDVFGPVVVAPIGSPDAAIESEQKLTWTGAAKRIFETPRPFESNKGMYGHVLLIGGAAGKAGAPSMSSLAALRAGAGLVTAAVPTSILNTVALITPELMTHPLSEDATGSVALANLQSKDQWLKKISVLAIGPGLGTNGEASEFVRRLVLESDIPLVLDADGLNAFKDQAALLNEASRNGARTIVLTPHPGEMGTLLGITAKQVQADRLNLARDFAQQHGVTLVLKGSRTLVAHPDGSIAVNTTGNPSMAKGGSGDILTGIVAACLAQKPNQVREAVASAVYLHGLAGDFAAREMDEHTVLATDTVAHLSRAFRYRTADSIGDWICGLHD, encoded by the coding sequence ATGAAGATCCTCACCGCAGCCGAGATGTCCGCCGCAGACCGCGCTACCGCCGAGCGTTTTGGAGTTCCCTTTGGCGAACTGATGGAACATGCAGGAACCGCCGTGGCGAAGTTCACGCAGCAGCAGTACCCAACGGCGAAGAACATTCTTGTACTTGCCGGAGCTGGGAACAACGGTGGTGATGGATTTGTTGCAGCGCGCGTGTTGCTTCAATCTGGCCGCAATGTGGAAGTGCTTCTGCTAGGCGATGCCGCGAAATTGAAGGGCGATGCTGCGGCGGCCTATCAATCGCTGGATGGTTCTGTTGTGCGCATTCTTGCAGATGAGGCGGCAGTAAAGGAGTCGTTGCCCAATGCGATTCGTGAAGCTGATGTTCTTCTGGATGCCCTTGTTGGCACAGGCTTCACGCCGCCGTTACGTGGCTCCGCTGCCGTAGCGCGCGATATCGTTGCAGATACAACGATTTCGGTGATCGCGGTTGATCTTCCCAGTGGATGGGACGCAAACCTTACAGAGACGTACGCCGATGGAGCGTTTCGCGCGAATGCAGTTGTCACCTTCACTGCGCCAAAGCTTGCGCATGCATTCGGGCACCTCACCGCGCCAGATGTTTTTGGACCTGTCGTTGTCGCGCCGATTGGCTCTCCGGATGCAGCTATCGAAAGTGAGCAAAAGCTCACATGGACAGGCGCTGCAAAACGCATCTTCGAAACCCCACGTCCTTTTGAATCCAACAAGGGCATGTATGGCCATGTATTACTCATCGGTGGCGCGGCAGGTAAGGCAGGCGCGCCTTCCATGTCATCGTTGGCTGCGCTGCGTGCGGGTGCAGGCTTAGTCACGGCTGCTGTACCAACGTCGATCCTGAATACGGTTGCACTGATCACGCCGGAACTCATGACGCATCCGCTCAGCGAAGATGCAACCGGCTCTGTTGCGCTTGCAAACCTTCAGTCGAAAGACCAATGGTTGAAGAAGATTTCTGTTCTTGCCATTGGTCCGGGGTTAGGTACAAATGGCGAAGCCTCTGAGTTTGTTCGGCGTCTTGTACTGGAGAGCGATATTCCACTGGTGTTGGATGCTGACGGACTAAACGCATTCAAAGATCAGGCTGCATTACTGAACGAAGCTTCACGTAACGGTGCGCGCACGATCGTTCTTACACCGCATCCAGGAGAGATGGGAACGCTGCTCGGCATCACGGCAAAACAGGTGCAGGCGGATCGATTGAATCTGGCACGCGACTTCGCACAGCAGCATGGTGTGACACTAGTGCTGAAGGGTTCGCGCACACTGGTTGCGCATCCCGATGGTTCGATTGCTGTAAACACCACGGGCAATCCATCCATGGCGAAGGGCGGTTCCGGAGATATCCTTACCGGCATTGTTGCTGCGTGTCTTGCGCAAAAGCCAAACCAAGTTCGCGAAGCCGTAGCGTCTGCCGTTTATCTGCATGGGCTTGCGGGTGACTTCGCTGCGCGTGAGATGGACGAGCACACGGTGCTTGCTACGGACACGGTCGCTCATCTCAGCAGAGCCTTCCGTTATCGCACAGCAGACAGCATTGGCGATTGGATCTGCGGTCTGCACGATTGA
- a CDS encoding FAD-dependent oxidoreductase, giving the protein MATRMEDVIIVGAGPTGLALAAELRRLGITPMLFDRVTEGANTSRATVVHARTLEVLEPLGISDTMVARGIPLRAGNMRAKGGTIKATIAFDELPTKYPFALALPQNLTEEILVTKLRDLGASIHRPIEVNSLTQTADCVTVTYTAAGTLVQDLCARWVVGCDGLHSTVRQAAGIAFTGGDYEESFVLADVEMDWPLSPHATANMLEMFLGDEGITLIAPLPNNIWRIIATQEDAPKNPTVNDCQRILDTRTIPGAKVQRVVWSSRFRIQHRVARKLRQGRVLIAGDAAHVHSPAGGQGMNTGIQDAVSLASALATALRTGDESELASWEEKRLKIAHSVVNTTDKMTKLALSQNPLTPLLREAILGLAGHVPAMGQAMARRMSEIDNR; this is encoded by the coding sequence ATGGCAACGCGCATGGAAGACGTGATCATTGTGGGTGCAGGACCTACGGGATTGGCGCTGGCAGCGGAATTGCGGCGACTTGGCATTACGCCCATGTTGTTTGACCGGGTAACTGAAGGTGCAAATACATCGCGCGCAACCGTAGTTCACGCTCGAACGTTGGAGGTGCTGGAGCCACTCGGCATCAGCGACACGATGGTGGCGCGCGGTATCCCATTGCGTGCTGGGAATATGCGGGCAAAGGGGGGCACCATCAAGGCCACCATTGCCTTTGATGAGCTGCCAACAAAGTATCCGTTTGCATTAGCTCTCCCGCAGAATCTCACCGAAGAAATCCTGGTGACAAAGCTGCGGGACCTGGGCGCCTCCATTCACAGGCCCATCGAGGTCAATTCGCTCACTCAAACTGCGGATTGCGTCACGGTAACTTATACCGCTGCAGGCACGCTCGTTCAGGATCTGTGTGCGCGCTGGGTAGTTGGTTGCGATGGTCTGCACAGCACGGTGCGTCAGGCTGCGGGCATTGCCTTCACTGGTGGCGATTACGAAGAGTCGTTCGTTCTGGCGGATGTCGAGATGGATTGGCCGCTCTCGCCACATGCCACCGCGAATATGTTGGAAATGTTTTTAGGCGACGAAGGCATCACTCTGATCGCGCCTTTGCCAAACAACATCTGGCGCATCATCGCCACGCAGGAAGACGCTCCCAAAAATCCGACAGTCAACGATTGTCAGCGCATCCTGGATACACGCACCATTCCCGGCGCAAAGGTGCAGCGCGTGGTGTGGTCTTCGCGATTCCGCATTCAACATCGCGTGGCGCGCAAACTGCGGCAGGGCCGCGTGCTCATCGCTGGCGATGCGGCGCACGTACACTCGCCTGCGGGTGGCCAAGGAATGAACACCGGCATACAGGATGCGGTCTCTCTGGCAAGCGCATTGGCAACAGCGCTTCGTACTGGCGATGAATCGGAACTGGCTTCATGGGAAGAGAAGCGTTTGAAGATCGCGCATTCCGTCGTGAACACCACGGACAAGATGACGAAGCTGGCGCTGTCTCAGAACCCACTGACACCGCTACTGCGAGAAGCCATTCTTGGCCTCGCGGGACATGTGCCTGCCATGGGACAAGCAATGGCACGACGGATGTCCGAAATCGATAACCGTTAG
- a CDS encoding M15 family metallopeptidase, protein MKRVLHFFCSVVLACATLHAQAPSFRITPLRPVEQLRAEALQAQPPKETGNFRAADLVELITLDPTIKLDIRYATSNNFLGTPVYTQARAFLQRPAAEAVVRASNALRPLGYGLIIHDAYRPWYVTKIFWDATPNHQKIFVADPKAGSKHNRGCAVDLSLYDLKTGEEVTMPSGYDEMTERAYADYSGGTAEERQLRSVLRHAMTKEGFEVNPTEWWHFDYRDWRQYPIMNIPFESIR, encoded by the coding sequence ATGAAGCGAGTACTTCATTTCTTTTGCAGCGTTGTTCTTGCATGCGCCACGCTCCACGCACAGGCACCTTCGTTCCGCATTACTCCGCTGCGTCCTGTGGAGCAGTTGCGTGCCGAGGCGCTTCAGGCACAGCCGCCCAAAGAGACTGGAAACTTCCGCGCAGCGGATCTTGTGGAACTCATCACGCTCGATCCCACAATCAAGCTCGACATTCGCTATGCGACTTCAAACAACTTCCTTGGAACGCCGGTGTACACGCAGGCTCGTGCATTCCTGCAGCGGCCCGCGGCGGAAGCTGTGGTGCGCGCCAGCAACGCGCTGCGTCCGCTTGGATATGGGTTGATCATTCACGACGCATACCGCCCGTGGTACGTGACAAAAATCTTCTGGGACGCAACGCCGAACCATCAGAAGATTTTCGTTGCGGATCCGAAAGCCGGATCGAAACATAATCGCGGTTGCGCCGTGGATCTTTCTCTTTATGACTTGAAAACGGGTGAGGAAGTAACCATGCCCAGCGGTTATGACGAGATGACAGAACGCGCCTATGCCGATTATTCCGGCGGCACCGCAGAAGAACGGCAATTGCGCAGTGTTCTTCGTCACGCCATGACCAAGGAAGGGTTTGAGGTGAATCCAACGGAGTGGTGGCACTTTGATTACCGCGACTGGAGGCAGTACCCCATCATGAACATTCCGTTCGAGAGCATTCGATAG